The sequence GACACCTCAGTAGATGGGTGTAGGCTGATCGGAAGTCCCTGTTGAGGGCTCCATAGAGCAGTGGGTTGAGCGCTGAGTTAGTGTAACCCAGCCACAACACAATTGGAAATTCTGGAACTGTGCTGGGGTCTGGATGCTCCTTAAGGCCCAACACTGTGAACAAGATGAAATACGGCAGCCAGCACCCCACAAAGACTCCGACTACTGCTGCCAGAGTCACTGTGGCTTTGTGCTCCCGCAGAGCAGCAGCTGTAACACTGGAAACCAACGTGGTGCTGATGGGGGGATTGTTCCTAGAGTTGTAGCTGGTGATGTAAGTGGGCCGGGTGCTGCCTATGCGTTTGGCCTGTGCCTGTGCAATGCGAAGTATTTGTAGGTACGTCCAGCACATGGCCACCAAAGGCAGGTAGAACGTGAGGAGAGAATCAGTCAGTACGTAGGGTCTGTTAAGCTCAAAACGACATTTCCCTACTGGAGCCCAGGGCCCCTGGTTCTGAACTGTCCCATTAACAGTGTTCCAGCCCATTTGGATTGGCAAGAAAGACACAGCCACCGAAACCGTCCAAACACAGGCCATAGCAACAGCAACTCTCCATGGCAACACCAGTGAGGCGTATCTCAGAGGCATGGTCACTGCCAGATAGCGGTCCACGCTGATGGCCAACAGGGTGAGGATGGAGGCGGTGCAGAGCATGACGTCCATGGAGATGTAGAAGTTGCAGAAGACAGGGCCGAGGGGCCACTCGTCGTTGAGCTGGAGGAGGGCGGAGAAGGGGAGGACCAAGAGGCCGAGCAGCAGGTCCGTGACAGCCAGGGAGACGATGAAGCAGTTAGTGAGGCAGCGAAGGCGTCGGGAGGCACACACAGCCAGACACACCAGTACGTTTCCACTGACTgtcaggaggatgaggagggacaAGAAGACACCCAGCACCACGTTTGACAGCATCATTTCTGAAGCTTCACTTAGGAACATCTGATGTCCTTGGTGGTGTGTTATGTAAACAGCTGCTAGGGGAAAGGAGTAAAGGCTTTGGCTCACATATTATCTAATTAGATCTGTTTTCACAGCATTTGGAGCTTGCCATTTATTATTGTGCATACAATCTAATCTTCAGTCTCCAAACTTGAATGTGATTGAAGACCTTGGCCTCATGTGATctctttaaacattttctcttctagttttctttttgttttagctGATAACTCACATGTCTGGTTGCTGTTCTCTCAAGGCCTGAACTGTaaaaaccacagagctcagcTCTTCTGTATTCACAACCCCACCCCCAACATTCATCAAAAAGAGAAGTCATGCAAGTGAGTGAATAGAATTTGTGTCCTTCCTAAAACACTCTGCTGCTGGGAATTACAAAGAAGTTTTATGCTGGACTGTTGCGTTGTGTTTGATGGCTGTTTGACAGCTCTCTTTCTGGATGGATGATTCGTGGTGGGCCATAGTAACTTGCTGCCTTCCACGCCATCTTCTTTGGCTGTGCTGACACCTAGTGGACATAGATGAGAAACACAGTATCAGTGTATCCTGACATATAGTTACAGATATTACAAAAAAAGATCAGTTACGTTAGTTAACACATAACAGGGATTTCCTATCATTAAGATATCAGTTACTGATTGTGAATTTGGTGTGATCCCTgtcaggcagatcataaaaacctCTTTTTTATGCctgaaaaatactgaggaaCAAAAACTGCAACTGGTTAacaaaaacgaaaaaaaaaacctcttagaaatatttctgtgttattttttatcatgATCATACTGAGGCACATTATAGAGATAATGCTTGATTGTGCATCTACAAACACTAGATGAGATATATGGCCTCTTTTTAGGAGGTGGAAGACTTTATCAGTGTATGTGTAACAGCAGATGAACAGAGTCACTATCATGTGACATCATGTCATCATATCAAAGTGTAAAATTCTGCCTTTGGAAGAATTCAATGCTAAATActtagggtttttttttcttttttttaatatgtttccaATGAAGTAGGTAAAGCAAGCATGGAGTTATAAATCAGGATTATTTAACTTTTGCTGAGCATTGGCCAgtgtcagtggtggacaaagtacacagcttcattacttaagtcaaagtatagatcctcctggtcaaatattactccaatacaagtgaaagttgctctgtcaaataattacttgagttaaagtactgaagtactgccttttaaaaatacttaaatattcaaagtacttcttaaaaatctcaaaatttTGTATATTCACAATACATacgtgcagtcaagaatacataggagtactttctgttacattctgtttatttagaaaccactacttgaaatctctaaaa is a genomic window of Notolabrus celidotus isolate fNotCel1 chromosome 8, fNotCel1.pri, whole genome shotgun sequence containing:
- the LOC117818045 gene encoding histamine H2 receptor-like, with protein sequence MFLSEASEMMLSNVVLGVFLSLLILLTVSGNVLVCLAVCASRRLRCLTNCFIVSLAVTDLLLGLLVLPFSALLQLNDEWPLGPVFCNFYISMDVMLCTASILTLLAISVDRYLAVTMPLRYASLVLPWRVAVAMACVWTVSVAVSFLPIQMGWNTVNGTVQNQGPWAPVGKCRFELNRPYVLTDSLLTFYLPLVAMCWTYLQILRIAQAQAKRIGSTRPTYITSYNSRNNPPISTTLVSSVTAAALREHKATVTLAAVVGVFVGCWLPYFILFTVLGLKEHPDPSTVPEFPIVLWLGYTNSALNPLLYGALNRDFRSAYTHLLRCRCPSYSGWRSRKQSSTGTTGRDHITEVTLLCGHIHVTCRAGETDQNLMRREINNGTATETVQSVNCIAATDVNGTESWC